The sequence ATCGCCACGCGTTTTACGCTGGACTAATTTTCTGGTCGACCTATTCACCGCAGTCCTATGCGCGGTGCTGGCGTACTACAGCTTTATGTTTGTTGCCGAGACGCGTGAGTATGAAGATATGGCGTTTGGCGGCAGCTCGCCGCTGTGGTGGTTTCAAAGTATCTTACCGATTGGCTTTGGCCTGATGGCGTATCGCTATGTGTTGTGGTCGTTTCGGCGTCTGCTTGGAATCGATGACCCTCAGGGCCCCTCCAGCGCGACCGCCGACCGGTCGGACGCAGCGTCATGATCGTAAGTGGCCTGATTCTCATTGTGCTGGCGCTGTTAGGCGCGCCGCTGTTTGTCATCATCGCGGCCAGCGCGCTTTGGGGCTTTTATCGGCAGGACGTCAACCTCACCTCGGTGCCCGTTGAAGTATTTAGTATTGCCGAGACGCCGATCCTCCTCGCCATCCCGCTGTTTACACTCGCCGGCTATATATTGAGCGAAAGCGATGCGCCCGGGCGACTGGTCCGATTTACCCGCGCACTGCTGGGTTGGGTGCCAGGCGGACTGCCGATCGTGGCGCTGGCGGCCTGTGCGTTTTTCACCGCCTTTACGGGCGCGTCGGGTGTGACAATTATCGCCCTCGGCGCGATATTGTATCCCGCGCTCCAACAGGCGGGTCACGATGATCAGTTCAATTTGGGTTTGGTTACCTCCGGCGGTAGCCTCGGCCTGTTGTTCGCGCCATCGCTACCCATCATTTTGTATGGTGTGGTGGCCAAACAGCCGATCGACGACCTGTTCTTAGCCGGTGCGGTGCCCGGTGTTTTAATGTTGGTGCTACTCGCGGCGTACTGTATGTGGACCCAGCGCGACAAACGCGAGTCGTTGAGCAGTTTTTCAGGCAGTGACGTGCTCGCCGCGTTGAAAGAATCCGCCCTTGAGCTTCCGTTGCCGTTTATTGTGTTGGGCGGCATTTATTCTGGATTGCTCGCGGTATCGGAGGCGGCCGCTGTTACGGCGCTCTACGTGATTGTCGTTGAGGTGTTCATTCGCCGAGAAATCGCTTTCGGCGAGCTGCCGGGCATCGCGCGCGAGTCAATGATGTTGGTGGGCGGCATCTTGCTGATTCTCGGCGTGTCGTTTGCGTCCACCAATTACATGATCGATGCGGGTATTCCAGAGAAGCTGTTTGCGTTCACCGAGTCACACGTGGCTGGGCGCATTAGTTTCTTACTGTATCTGCTTGTGTTTCTACTCATCCTCGGCGCTATCTTGGATATCTTCTCGGCCATTGTGCTGGTGGTGCCGCTGGTGCTGCCCATCGCCGCGCAATATGGCGTCGATCCGTTGCATTTGGGTATTTTGTTTTTGGCCACGATGCAGCTTGGGTATCTCACACCCCCCGTCGGGCTTAATTTATTTATCGCCAGCTATCGCTTTGATACGCCCATTATGCGCGTGTACGCCGCGACGCTGCCGTTTTTGTTAATCTTGCTAGTTGCGGTGTTGTTCATCACGTTTGTGCCCGCGTTGTCCATTTGGTTTAAGTAACGAACATAACGAGGAAGTCATGTCTGCAGTCGCAAGTGTGTTTAAAGGCGTAGGAAAAGGTCTCGATTGGTTTCGCAAGAGCATGCATTTTTTGGTGATGCTGGTGCTCTTTTTTGTGCTCGTCAGTGCGCTGACCGGCGGCGATAAGATCAATCTCCAGTCGGGCTCGGCGCTGTTGCTCAACCCGCAAGGACCCTTG comes from Pseudomonadota bacterium and encodes:
- a CDS encoding TRAP transporter small permease, with the protein product MSKPAAPGAIVALERVGRWAENALLLVMLVLMLTVAMSQIVSRNVFNSGFVWADEFLRLTVLWVALIGSIAASRDHRHLRIDVLSRFLSPRVLRWTNFLVDLFTAVLCAVLAYYSFMFVAETREYEDMAFGGSSPLWWFQSILPIGFGLMAYRYVLWSFRRLLGIDDPQGPSSATADRSDAAS
- a CDS encoding TRAP transporter large permease subunit, whose amino-acid sequence is MIVSGLILIVLALLGAPLFVIIAASALWGFYRQDVNLTSVPVEVFSIAETPILLAIPLFTLAGYILSESDAPGRLVRFTRALLGWVPGGLPIVALAACAFFTAFTGASGVTIIALGAILYPALQQAGHDDQFNLGLVTSGGSLGLLFAPSLPIILYGVVAKQPIDDLFLAGAVPGVLMLVLLAAYCMWTQRDKRESLSSFSGSDVLAALKESALELPLPFIVLGGIYSGLLAVSEAAAVTALYVIVVEVFIRREIAFGELPGIARESMMLVGGILLILGVSFASTNYMIDAGIPEKLFAFTESHVAGRISFLLYLLVFLLILGAILDIFSAIVLVVPLVLPIAAQYGVDPLHLGILFLATMQLGYLTPPVGLNLFIASYRFDTPIMRVYAATLPFLLILLVAVLFITFVPALSIWFK